In a single window of the Novosphingobium sp. IK01 genome:
- a CDS encoding aromatic ring-hydroxylating oxygenase subunit alpha, whose product MATAPLTRAPASPALPDGCTFDAQDWAILARHWYPVALVREVGETPLKAMLLDQPLVIYRGDDGAIVVAPDRCPHRGVPLSMGRANGKGVECPYHGLTFGAGGRCVHVPAQPQRAIPAQFHLETYPAVERYGLVWTCLDPENAEPAPGAIMDMPHWDEAGFQQIVCPWIDIHGYAGRQIEGFLDVAHFAFIHTESFADPDNAHVPDYRPTRTEHGFEAEYWSTVANYPKGIDKAPPGFRWLRHFRCHAPFTATLEVHFPGQDRLVIFNAASPVSARETRLFVPIARNFDTDQPVQGVYDFNRQVFEEDAAMVEAQWPAHVPLDPLAEAHLAADMSSMFYRRALKDMGLRRG is encoded by the coding sequence ATGGCTACGGCCCCTCTCACCCGCGCCCCTGCGAGCCCCGCGCTCCCCGATGGTTGCACGTTCGATGCGCAGGACTGGGCGATCCTGGCCCGGCACTGGTATCCGGTCGCGCTGGTGCGCGAGGTGGGCGAAACACCGCTCAAGGCCATGCTGCTCGATCAGCCGCTGGTGATCTATCGGGGGGATGATGGCGCGATTGTCGTGGCGCCCGACCGTTGCCCCCATCGCGGGGTGCCGCTCAGCATGGGGCGGGCCAATGGCAAGGGGGTCGAATGCCCGTATCACGGGCTGACCTTCGGCGCGGGCGGGCGCTGTGTCCATGTTCCGGCCCAGCCGCAGCGGGCGATCCCCGCGCAGTTCCATCTGGAGACCTATCCGGCGGTCGAACGCTATGGCCTCGTGTGGACCTGCCTTGATCCTGAAAATGCTGAGCCTGCTCCGGGCGCGATCATGGACATGCCCCATTGGGACGAGGCCGGGTTCCAGCAGATCGTCTGCCCGTGGATCGATATCCATGGCTATGCAGGGCGCCAGATCGAGGGGTTCCTCGATGTCGCCCACTTTGCCTTCATCCATACCGAGAGCTTTGCCGATCCCGACAACGCCCATGTGCCCGACTATCGCCCCACGCGCACCGAACACGGGTTCGAGGCCGAATACTGGAGCACGGTGGCCAACTATCCCAAGGGGATCGACAAGGCGCCGCCCGGATTCCGCTGGCTGCGCCATTTCCGCTGCCATGCACCGTTTACCGCCACGCTGGAGGTTCATTTTCCGGGGCAGGACCGGCTGGTGATCTTCAATGCGGCCTCGCCGGTTTCGGCGCGCGAGACGCGGCTGTTCGTGCCGATTGCCCGCAATTTCGATACCGACCAGCCGGTGCAGGGCGTTTACGACTTCAACCGGCAGGTCTTCGAGGAAGACGCCGCCATGGTCGAGGCGCAATGGCCCGCCCATGTCCCGCTCGACCCGCTTGCCGAAGCCCATCTGGCCGCCGACATGAGCTCGATGTTCTATCGTCGCGCGCTCAAGGACATGGGGTTGCGCCGGGGTTGA
- the ubiM gene encoding 5-demethoxyubiquinol-8 5-hydroxylase UbiM: MDDPPCHAAFPPAPSGSGIDKESGGVMDYDVVVVGGGPAGLAFARGLARASQRGRPLKVAIVERQPREALAQPAFDGREIALTHRSIDTLKALSAWEHIPQNEVAPLREARVLNGASPFALAFDPRGGVHDRLGTLVPNHLIRRALFEVTARQEGLDLLTGASITALVADDSGAHVVLADGRRLAAPLLVGADSRFSFVREQLGIPAQINRTGRSMLCCRVHHEANHDSIATEWFDHGETKAILPLNGRMASAVLTLASEEIDRLCAMDPATLGAELTRRFDGRLGQMRVAQAPHAYPLATTWSRHFASTSAALIGDAAVGMHPVTAHGFNLGLRSAASLAALVVRAHGLGRPLASPLLLRRYEAGQRLAARPLYDGTNLLVNLFTAETPPARLARSASLRLAARLPGLRGGVSRLLLQR; the protein is encoded by the coding sequence ATGGACGACCCGCCCTGCCATGCCGCCTTTCCCCCGGCGCCGTCAGGGTCCGGGATCGACAAGGAAAGCGGCGGCGTGATGGATTATGATGTGGTGGTGGTCGGCGGCGGTCCGGCAGGTCTGGCCTTTGCACGCGGCCTCGCCAGAGCCAGCCAAAGGGGACGCCCGCTCAAGGTCGCCATTGTCGAGCGCCAGCCGCGCGAGGCGCTTGCCCAGCCCGCCTTCGACGGACGCGAGATCGCCCTTACCCACCGTTCCATCGACACGCTCAAGGCGCTGAGCGCGTGGGAGCATATCCCGCAGAACGAGGTCGCCCCGCTGCGCGAGGCGCGCGTTCTCAACGGCGCGTCGCCCTTTGCGCTGGCCTTCGACCCGCGCGGGGGCGTCCACGACCGCCTCGGCACGCTGGTTCCCAACCACCTGATCCGCCGCGCCCTGTTCGAGGTCACCGCCCGGCAGGAAGGCCTCGACCTTCTCACCGGAGCCAGCATCACCGCCCTTGTCGCAGACGACAGCGGCGCGCATGTGGTCCTTGCCGATGGACGACGCCTTGCCGCGCCCTTGCTCGTCGGCGCGGATTCCCGGTTTTCCTTCGTGCGCGAGCAATTGGGTATTCCGGCCCAGATCAACCGCACCGGGCGCTCGATGCTGTGCTGCCGCGTCCATCACGAGGCCAACCACGACAGCATCGCCACCGAATGGTTCGACCATGGCGAGACCAAGGCCATTCTGCCGCTCAATGGCCGGATGGCCTCGGCTGTGCTCACGCTTGCCAGCGAAGAGATCGACCGGCTCTGCGCGATGGACCCGGCCACGCTGGGCGCCGAACTGACCCGCCGTTTCGATGGGCGTCTGGGCCAGATGCGCGTGGCGCAAGCGCCCCATGCCTATCCGCTGGCGACCACCTGGTCGCGCCATTTCGCCAGCACCAGCGCGGCGCTGATCGGGGACGCTGCCGTGGGCATGCACCCGGTGACCGCCCATGGCTTCAACCTCGGCCTGCGCAGCGCGGCGAGCCTTGCCGCGCTGGTCGTCCGCGCGCACGGGTTGGGCCGTCCGCTTGCCTCGCCGCTGCTGCTGCGCCGCTATGAAGCCGGGCAGCGGCTGGCCGCGCGCCCGCTCTACGATGGCACCAACTTGCTGGTGAACTTGTTCACCGCCGAAACGCCGCCCGCGCGCCTGGCCCGCTCGGCCAGCCTGCGCCTTGCCGCCCGGCTTCCCGGCCTGCGCGGCGGGGTCAGCCGCCTGCTCCTGCAACGCTAG
- the cobU gene encoding bifunctional adenosylcobinamide kinase/adenosylcobinamide-phosphate guanylyltransferase, which produces MTRLFVLGGARSGKSRYAQARAEETGLAPVYIATAEAWDAEMRERIAHHQADRGPQWTTVEAPLALPQALREASTQGRVVLVDCLTLWLTNLMLGEHDIPRARDDLIAAIEDAQGPVILVGNETGLGIVPDNALARRFRDENGRLNQTVAACTHEVQFLAAGLPLALKSPPI; this is translated from the coding sequence ATGACCCGCCTGTTCGTTCTGGGCGGCGCGCGCTCGGGCAAGAGCCGCTACGCGCAAGCCCGTGCCGAGGAAACCGGCCTTGCCCCCGTCTATATCGCCACGGCAGAAGCGTGGGACGCGGAAATGCGCGAGCGGATCGCCCACCATCAGGCCGACCGCGGCCCGCAGTGGACCACCGTGGAAGCCCCCCTCGCCCTCCCGCAAGCCCTGCGCGAGGCCAGCACGCAGGGCCGTGTGGTCCTCGTCGATTGCCTGACCCTTTGGCTCACCAACCTGATGCTGGGCGAACACGATATTCCCCGCGCCCGCGACGACCTGATCGCCGCCATCGAGGACGCGCAAGGGCCGGTGATCCTCGTGGGCAACGAAACCGGCCTTGGCATCGTGCCCGACAATGCCCTCGCCCGCCGCTTCCGCGACGAAAACGGGCGGCTCAACCAGACCGTCGCGGCCTGCACCCATGAAGTGCAGTTCCTCGCCGCCGGACTTCCGCTCGCCCTAAAGTCCCCGCCAATTTGA